GTCGGCGAGCACCTCGGCCTCGGCCAGATCGTGGGTGGTCAGCAAGACCGTGGTGCCCTCGACGTCGACGAGGCGGTGGACCAGGTTGTGGAAGTGCCGCCGCGCCTCGGGATCGAAGCCGGCCGTGGGCTCGTCGAGGAAGAGCAACTCAGGCCGTCCCAGGACACCGACGGCGACGTCGAGACGGCGCCGCTGGCCGCCGGAGAGGGTGGCGATGCGGCGGTCGGCGCTCTCGGTGAGGCCGACCAGCTCGAGGAGTTCGTCGGTGGGTACGGGCCGAGCGCGGTCGGGGGTGGCGTAGGGCGCGTAGTAGGCGCCGAGGTGGTCGAGGAGGTCGCGCGGCGTCCAGCGGGCGTGGTCGCGCCAGGACTGGAGGACGATCCCGACGCGGGAGCGCCAGTGCTCGTCGGCGTGGAGGGGGTCCGCGCCCAGCACCGCGACGTGCCCTGCGGAGGGGCGCCGGAAGCCCTCGAGGATCTCGATGGTCGTCGTCTTGCCGGCGCCGTTGGGACCGAGGAGTGCGACGACCTCGCCCCTGCGGATCTCGAGGTCGACGCCTCGGAGGACATCATGGGTGCCGTAGCGCATCCGGAGGTCGCGGACTTCCACAACCGTCACGTCGTTCATGTCGGGCAATGTAGCACACCTGCTACATCAGGAGTAGTCCTACTATCGAACGGACGGGCGACGACCCACCCGTGGCGCTCGCGACCACGCCGGTTGTACTGCGTCCGACAGCCACGCCTACGCTACGGCCATGACCGAACGCAGCGATTGGGACGCCAAGGCGACGAAGGAGTTCGGCGGCACCGCGCCCTCCGAGCGCACGTGGGAGACCCCCGAGGGCATCGCCGTCAAGCCCCTGTACACCGCCGCGGACACCGCGGACTTGCCGTACCAGGACACCTTCCCTGGCTTCGAGCCCTTCGTCCGCGGCCCCTACGGCACGATGTACACCAACCGACCCTGGACCATCCGCCAGTACGCCGGGTTCTCCACGGCCGAGGAGTCGAACGCCTTCTACCGCCGCGCGCTGGCGGCCGGGCAGAAGGGCCTGTCGGTCGCCTTCGACCTGGCCACGCACCGCGGCTACGACTCCGACCATCCGCGCGTCGAGGGGGATGTCGGCAAGGCCGGTGTCGCCATCGACTCCGTCGAAGACGCCAAGATCCTGTTCGACGGGATCCCGCTGGACCAGATGAGCGTCTCGATGACGATGAACGGCGCGGTCCTACCGATCATGGCCTGCTACATCGTGGCCGCTGAGGAGCAGGGGGTCGACCACGCCCAGCTCGCCGGGACCATCCAGAACGACATCCTCAAGGAGTTCATGGTCCGCAACACCTACATCTACCCGCCGGGCCCCTCGATGCGGATCGTGTCCGACATCATCGGCTACACCGCCACCGAGATGCCCCGCTTCAACTCCATCTCAATCTCGGGCTACCACATGCAGGAGGCCGGAGCGACGGCTGATCTGGAGTTGGCCTTCACGCTGGCTGACGGTGTGGAGTACGTGCGGGCAGCCATCGCAACCGGACTGGACGTGGACGCCTTCGCTCCTCGCCTCTCGTTCTTCTTCGCCATCGGCATGAACGTCTTCATGGAGGTGGCCAAGCTCCGCGCCGCCCGCCTGCTCTGGGCCGAGCTGATGGACCAGTTCGACCCGCAGAACCCCAAGTCGAAGATGCTGCGGACCCACTGCCAGACCTCCGGTGTCTCCCTCACCGAGCAGGATCCGTACAACAACGTCGTCCGCACCACGGTCGAGGCCATGGCCGCGGTGCTCGGTGGGACGCAGAGCCTGCACACCAACGCCTTCGACGAGGCGCTGGGCCTGCCCACCGACTTCTCGGCCCGGATCGCCCGGAACACCCAGCTCATCCTGGCCGAGGAGAGCGGCATCCCCAGCGTCATCGACCCGCTCGGGGGCAGCTACTACGTCGAGTCACTCACCCATGCCCTGGCCGACAAGGCCCGCGAGATCCTCGCCGAGGTGGAGGAACTGGGCGGCATGACGAAGGCCGTCGAGTCGGGCATGCCCAAGCTGCGGATCGAGGAGGCCGCCGCCCGCCGGCAGGCCCGGGTGGATCGCGGCGAGGACGTCGTGGTCGGCGTCAACGCCTACGTCCCCGATGACGTGGAGGCCGTCGAGGTCCTCGACATCGACAACGCCGAGGTCCGGCGGGCTCAGATCGCGCGGCTGGAGCGCACCAGGGCGGAACGGGACGAGGCCGCGACCAGCGCAGCACTGGCGGCCCTGAGCGAGGGGGCTCGGGGCGACGCCAACCTCCTCGAGCTGTGCGTGGCCGCGGCACGAGCCCGTGCGACGGTCGGGGAGATGAGTGATGCGATGGAGGAGGTGTTCGGGCGCCACCAGGCCACGATCCGCTCGATCGCCGGGGTCTACGGGCAGGCTTACGAGGGCGACGAGGAGTTCGCGGCCGTCGTGGCCGACGTGGAGGCCTTCGCCGACGCGCACGGTCGTCGGCCCCGCATGCTGGTGGTCAAGATGGGCCAGGACGGGCACGATCGCGGCGCGAAGGTCATCGCCACGGCCTTCGCCGACCTGGGCTTCGACGTCGATGTGGGTCCGCTGTTCCAGACGCCGGCGGAGGCGGCCCGCGATGCCATCGACAACGACGTACATGTCGTCGGCGTGTCCAGTCAGGCGGCCGGACACAGAACCCTGGTGCCACAGCTGATCCAGGAACTCCGCGACAAGGGGGCAGCAGACATCAAGGTGGTGGTCGGTGGGGTGATCCCGCCCCAGGACTACGCCATGCTCACCGAGATCGGGGTGGCAGCCATCTTCGGTCCCGGCACGAACATCCCAGCCGCGGCACGTGAAGTCGTGTCGCTGCTGGGCTGAGCGCTGCGCGGCCGCCGAGTGCTGAGACGACCCCCGTCGGAATGACTGCCACCCCGACGAGCGAGCAGATCTCCGAGCTTGCTGACCGGCTGGTGCAGCGCGACCGGCGTGCCCTGGCTCAGGCGATCACGCTGGTCGAGTCGACGCGCGAGGATCATCGGGACCAGGCCGCGGAGTTGCTGGACCTCCTGCTCCCCCACACGGGTACGGCGGTCAGGCTGGGCATTAGTGGTCCGCCGGGAGCTGGCAAGTCGACGTTCATCCAGGCACTCGGTCTGCACCTCATCAGCTCCGAGGGGGCCCGTGTCGCGGTGCTGGCCATCGACCCCAGCTCCACCCAATCGGGGGGGTCGATCCTGGGCGACAAGACCCGGATGCCGCAGCTCGCCGCCCACGAGCGCGCCTTCATCCGTCCCTCTCCCGCGGGGGAGTCGTTGGGTGGCATCGCACGACGGACCCGGGAGGTCCTGCTGCTCTGCGAGGCCGCTGGCTTCGATCACGTCCTGGTCGAGACCGTCGGCGTCGGCCAGTCCGAGACAGCGGTCGCCGGCATCGTCGACACCATGGCGCTGCTGCTGCCGCCGGCGGCCGGTGATGACCTCCAGGGGATCAAGCGTGGCGTGATGGAGTTGGCGGATGTCGTGGTGGCCACCAAGGCGGATGGCGCGCTGCTGCCGGCGGCACGGGCTGCGGCCGCCGATGCCCGTCAGGGACTGGCGCTGCTGCGTCGCCGTCACCCCGGCTGGGACCCTGCGGTGGTCCTGACCTCCGCCCACGAGGGCACCGGGATCGATGCGGTGGTCGAGGCCGTGAGCGCGCACCGCGACCATCTCCGCGTCACCCGTCAACTCGCCTCACTGCGCCGGCAGCAGAACATCGGATGGTTGCTGGCCGAGGTCAACGACGGACTCCTGCGGGCGTTCAGAGCCGACGCGGGTGCCCGGGCGGCGATGGACGCGGCGGAGGAGGCGGTCCGCGCTGGCAGGACCACCCCCACGGCAGCGGCGCGCTCGCTGCTGGCTCGGCATCCGGTCGTCGGCGAGGGGCGGCGGCCACGCTAAAGAACGAGGCCATCTGACCGATGAAACAGGTGTGTTCTTCCTCGGCTTGGTCCTTGGTGCGCTGACGGTCGTCGGCGTGGTCGTCGTGCGCGCACGGCGGCGATCAGACTCGCCGGCCAGGGTTCCGACCGCGGGCCTGGGGGACCTCCCGGTGGGCGTCATGGTCTGTGACCCGGCAGGGGTGGTGGTGGAGACCAACGCCTCCCTCGGCTCGATCCTCGGTCTGGACGACCAGTTCACGCTGATGTCGGCCGAGGACCTGGCCGGGCTCGACCTGAGCGACATCGACGGCTCCCCCGTTCCCTACGCCGAGCAGCCTGTCGCACGGGCACTCCGCGGCGAGGCGGCACCTGACAGCGTCCTCGGTCGCCAGATGCCCGACGGCAGCCGTCGGTGGTTCCTGATCAACACGAGTCAGACGGCGGAGGCGACGCTGGTGACCTTCGCCGACATCTCCGGCCGCATCGAGCACCTGAGCCAGACCATCGTCGAGGCCAGCATGCTCCGCCATCAAGCGCTCTACGACGGCCTGACGGGCCTGCCCAATCGCACCCTGCTGATGGACCGTCTGACCCGGGCCAACGATCGAGCATCGCGGCGCGGCAGTGCGACGGCGCTGCTGGTGATCGACATGGACGGCTTCAAGGCCGTCAACGACACGCTCGGGCACGCGGCCGGCGACGAGGTCCTGGTCCAGGTCGCCTTCCGCCTCCGCAGCGCCCTGCGGAACGAGGACACCGCGGTTCGGCTGGGCGGCGACGAGTTCGTGGTGCTGTGCGAAGACCTCGACCCGGAGACGGCGGAGACGGCCGCCACGGCGATCGCCGAACGAATGCGCGACCTGCTGAACGAGCCGTACATGACGACGGCGGGTCCCGCCGCCACGTGGGCCAGCCTGGGCATGTCCATCGCCCCGCCGGGAACCTCCGTGGACCTCAGCCTGCTCCACCTGGCTGACGAGATCATGCTGGGCGACAAGCGCGACCGGAAGGTCAGTCGCGGTGAGCAGCGTGCCGAGCCCAACCAGTCTGCTGCCCGTGCGCCGCGTAGCAGCACGCCGGCCGACCAGGTCAGCCGCGTGTTCATCGTCGATGACGACGCGGCCATGCGCCTGCTGGCCTCACGGATCATCGACGTCGCGCCTGCCATGACCGTCGTCGGCGAGTCAGCCGACGGACTGTCGGCGATCAGGGAGATCATCGAGGTGGAGCCCGACATCGTCCTGTGCGACGTCATGATGCCCGGCGTGTCCGGCCCGGAGGTCGTCCGCGCCGTTCGCGCGGAGCGGCCAGGTCAACGGTTCGCGTTCTGGTCCGCGACGACGGTCGACCAACTCGAGCGGCACCACCGCAGCCTCGGCGTGCCGTACGTGCAGAAGGATCACATCGAAGAGCTCCCCACACGGCTGGCCGATGTGCTCTCAGGACTAGGCCAGAGCCTGGACAAGACAGCCTAAAGCAAGCCCGCCGAATAGCCGATAGCTAGAGCGACCAGCCCCTTCCCGCATCCGCCCCTGATCGGACCCCTCAGATGTTACGCAACGCCAGTGTCCGCACCAGACTGATCGTCGGTGCCGCGATTCCAACACTCCTGTTGTTGCTCGCCGCCGGTTGGCAGGCCTTCGGAGCCTTCCAGGACTTCCGCGCCACCAACAACGTCGAGATCGTGGCCGACATCGCTGTTGACGGGCGTGGCCTGCTGAGCGCCCTGCAGGTCGAGCGAACCCAGTCGATCCAGTACGTCCTCGGCTCACGTGGCGACGACGCCGAGCGGACCGCCCGGCTCGAGGAGCAGCTGGCTGCCGCCCACGCCACCACCGACGTCGCTGCGGCCCAGGTCCTGTCTCTGGGCGATCAGCCGGACATCGAACTCCTCAGCGACCAGACCCGTGAGTCCTTGCGGGCCGCCGAAGCCGCCGTCGTCACCATCGCCGAGCTGCGCGAGCAGATCCTGTCCGGACAGGGCGCGAGCCTGGCCGTCTACAACAACTACGGCAGTCTGATCGGCTCGCTGTTGGACGCCGACCGCGACCTGCTGAACGAGGTTGACAACGCGCGCATCGAAGCGGAACTCCGCGCCCTGCAGACGGTGTCCAACGTCAAGGACGCCACGCTGGCCCTGTCCGCCGTCCGCCTGCTCGACGCCGACGCTGGCGTGAACCCGCGAAACCGCGAGCAGATCGAGGCTTCGGAGATCTCGGAGCGGCAGACCTGGCTCGAGATCGCCCAGGGCATCCTGACCCCAACGGAGCTGGACGAGCTGGAGCAGGCCGCGACTCCCGAGACGGCGTGCTTCGACGTGCCCGGTGCATCGGGCTGTGAGGACGGTGCGTCCGAGGTCGACTCCATGGTCGAGGGCAGCACCGATGTGGCCGGCAGCCTCCAGGCACTGGAGCTGCGCTACGCCGCAGACGCCGTCGCCGCTGCAGACGCCGTCCGCAACGGCGCCGTCACGACCCTCGGTACCACCGCAGTCCTCGGTGTGGTCGTCTTGGCCCTCCTTGCACTCCTCTCGGCGATCATCGGTGGTGTCGTCACGCCGCTGCGGCAGCTGACCAGCATCGCGGACCGCGTGCGAACCTCTCTGAAGGAGGACGTCGACCGCATCGCCGACGGCGAGACGATCGAGGAGACCGCCTTCGATGGTGAGATCGCCGAAGAACTGACCTCCCGTGCTGACGAGCTCGGCGAGCTGGCACGAGCGATGAAGTCATCGACCGGTGAGGCCGTCGAGATCGCCTCCCGACAGGCCGCCATCCGTGGTGGTGTTGCCCGGACGATCGAAGACGTCGCCCGGCGCGAGCAGACCCTGGTCGAACGGCAGCTGTCGCTGCTCGATGTCCTCGAGGACGCTGAGCGCGACCCCGACCAGCTGGCTCAGTTGTTCAAGCTGGACCACCTGGCCACCCGCATGCGCCGGAACGCGGAGAACCTGTTGCTGCTGTCCTCCGGTCAGCTGCCCGGGGCACACAACGCCCCGCCGGTGTCCCTGGTCGACGTGGTCCGCACCGCAGCGGCTGAGATCGAGCAGTACAACCGGGTCGACGTCCGCGTCGGCGTGTCCGCCACCGTGGCTGGCTACGCCTCGACGCCGCTCTCGCACCTGCTCGCCGAGCTGATCGAGAACGCCGCCCAGTTCTCCCCGCCTGAGTCGCGTGTGCTCGTCACGGGCTACACCGACCGGCACGGCATCACCATCGCGGTCTCCGACGAGGGCCTTGGCATGACCCAGGGCGACCTGGCCGACGCACGTCGCCGGCTGGCCTCGCCGCCACTGCTCGAGGTGGCGGAGTCTCGCCGCCTTGGCCTGTACGTGGTCGGGCTGATCGCGAACCGCCTGAACCTGGTTGTCGACCTCGACGTCAGCGACTCCGGCAAGGGCCTGACCGCAACCGTCGCGATCCCCGCGACCGCCTTCGTCGACGGCGTCGAGAATGCCGGCCAGCCCGCCCAGGACGAGTCCGCCCGTCGCGACGCCAACCTGCCCTCGAGCCTCGACTCCTCCGGAGATGCACTCGCGGCACTCAGCCAGCTGCTGGATGCCTCGCCGGCAGCCCCGCCGGAACTTCCGGCCGAGGTCGTGCCGAAGGAAGAGGTGGTCTTGCCCACCCGCGCCCGCTCCGAAGAACCCGCCAGCGACGGTGACCGTGGAGGCATCAGCCTGTCGGCTGCCTCCAAGGGACGGAAGGTCGACTTCGACCCCAGCTCGATCCGCGATCTGATGAGTGGCCTGAACGGCATCGGCGAGGAACTCAGCTTCGGCGACGACTCGCCGTCGGACGTGCCCTCCGCAGCGCCGCAGGCCCCCGCCCCCGCTCCGGCACCGCAGGGTGCTGCTGCTCAGCCCGCCCGGGCGGCAGCGCACTCGCAGGCTCCGGGCAGCGAGCAGCCCATGCCGACTCGGCAGCCGTCCGTCACGGGCCAAGGCATGAACGGCCAGGGCACGAACGGACAGAGCATGCCACGTCCCGGCATGAACGGTCCCGACATGAACGGCCTGGCGGCAGCGGCTGGAGCATTCGGCTCGATCACTGGACAGCCGCAGCATCCGTCTGCTGGCGCACCGCCGCGGCAGCCAACTGCACCGCAGCAGCCTGCAGCGGGATCCGCAGCCCGTCCGGATGGCTTCCCGTCCGCACATCGCCCCAGCGGTGGGCCGGCTGACGGCCTGGCTGCTCCTGGCGAGCCAGCCACCCAAGCAGCGAGCCCCGCACCGATGACCACCGGGTTCCCCGGTCCATCAGCTGCTCGGCCGCAGAACGGACACCCGAACCACCCTGACCAGCCCGACTCCGACCTGTCCGACTCCAAGCAACTGCGGCCGCAACGTCGTCGCCGCTCGACAACCCCATCCTGGTCCACCCCATACGCCCCGCAGGAGCAGAAGCAATGAAGACCGAAACCGACGTCAACTGGTTGTTGACCGCGTTCACCGACCGGACTCCTGGTGTCATCGAGTCCGTGGTGGTCAGCGTCGACGGCCTCCTGATCGCCCAATCATCCGGCCTCGACCGGGCGACCGCCGACCGCATTGCTGCCGTCGCATCGTCGCTCGCGTCGATCACCCGAGGCGCCTCGCGCGTGTTCGACGGTGGGTCGCTGCGACAGGTCCTCGTGGCCTACGAGAACGGCTACATCGTTCTCAGCTCGCTGCGGGAGGGTGCGGTCCTGGCCGTCCTGACCGCGGCAGCCAGCGACATCGGTCTGGTGGGCCACGAGATGGCCACACTCGGCCAGCAGGTCGGCGGCCAGCTGAGCCCGCAGCTGATCGAGTCGATGCGCACGCAGCTGCCGAGGTGAGTGTGGAATGAGTGCCCCACGTCGTCTGCGTGCCTACGCCCTGACCCAGGGACGGACGCACGTCACGACCAAACTGACACTGGACACCCTGTTGTCCAAGGCTGGCGGGTCGGCATCGACCATTCCGGGTTCACCCGAGAAGACCGAGATCATGCGGCTGTGCGAGGCCGAGCCTCAGTCCCCCGTGGACCTGAGCGCCTCTCTCAAGCTGCCGATCGGGACCATCAAGGTCCTCGTCGCTGATCTGCTCGCCTCGGAGGACCTCGTCGCCGGCTCCACCGGCATCGACAACGAACCCGATGTGAACCTCGATCTGGACGCTCTCACACCGGCTCACGCTGGTGTGTCAGCTGCCCCCGCGCACAAAGACCTAACGCTCCTGGAGGAAGTCCTCAATGGCATCGAATCCCTCTGACACCGCGACCGCTGCCACCGAGACGCGTCGTGGCCCGACATCCGTCAAGATCGTCGTGGCCGGTGGCTTCGGCGTCGGCAAGACCACCATGGTGACGGCCGTGACCGAGATCACGCCCTTCACGACCGAGGTCCCGATGACCGAGGCCAGCCTCGGCGTCGACGACACCTCGATCGTCGGAGAGCGCAAGACCACCACCACGGTGGCGATGGACTTCGGTCGCATCTCACTCGGCAACGACCTGTACCTCTACCTGTTCGGCACCCCCGGCCAGGAACGGTTCTCCTTCATGTGGGACGACCTGACGGCCGGCGCCGTCGGGGCGATCGTCCTGGTCGACAGTCGGCGACTGGCCGAGTGCTTCGACGCCGTCAACTACTTCGAGCAGCGGGACATCCCCTTCGTCGTCGCGCTCAACTGCTTCGACGGCAACGTGCTGCACTCCCCCGACGCCGTGCGTCAGGCACTCCAGGTCACGGAGGACACCCCGGTCCTCCTGACCGACGCCCGCGACAAGAGCCAGGTGAAGGTGGCGCTCGCCAGCGTCGTCCGTCACGCGATGGCTCGCGCCCGCGGCGTCGCCGAGGTCGCCTAGACCGTCACGCTCGGAACACAACAAGAGGTGGCCTGGATTCGTCCGGCCACCTCTTGTGCTGTTCAGCTTCCTGCTGCGCCGAGCTACCGCGTGAACTGGGCCCGCAAGTAGTCCCGGTTCATCTCGGCGATGTAGTCGAGGGAGATGTCCTTGGGGCAGGACACCGAGCACTCACCGATGTTGGTGCAGGACCCGAAGAACGACTCCATCGTGTCCACCATGTTGCGGGTGCGCTCGGCCTTCTCCGGCTGCCCCTGCGGCAACATGTTGAGCTGCGACAGCTTGGATGAGGTGAACAGCTGCGCGGCGCCGTTCGGGCAGGCCGCGACACAGGCCCCGCAGCCGATGCATGCTGCCGCGTCAAAGGCACTGTCCGCCACCTCCTTCATGACCGGGGTGAGGTTCGCGTCGGAGGCGGATCCCGTCGGGACCGAGATGTAGCCGCCGGCCTCGATGATCCGGTCGAAGGCGGACCGGTTGACCGTCAGGTCCTTGATGATCGGGAACCCGGCAGCGCGCCAGGGCTCGATCGTGATCGCGTCGCCGTCGGAGAACTTCCGCATGTGCAGCTGACAGGTCGCCGTCGAGGCTTGCGGACCGTGGGCCTGGCCGTTGATCATCACGCCACAGGAGCCGCAGATGCCCTCACGGCAGTCGTGGTCGAAGTTGACCGGCTCGGTTCCCTCCTCGATCAGCTGCTGGTTCAGCACGTCCAGCATCTCGAGGAACGACATGTCCTCGCTGATGTCGTCGAGCTTGTAGGTCTCGAATCGGCCGGCGTCGTCCGGGGAGGACTGACGCCAGACGTTCAGGGTGAGCTTCATGAGGTGTGTGTTCCTACTTGTAGCTACGTGTGGTGAGTTCGACGTTCTCGAAGATCAGATCTTCTTTGTGGAGTTCGGCGTCGCCGGTGTCGCCGGTGAAGGCCCACGCGCCCACGAAGGCGAAGTTCTCGTCGTCGCGCTTCGCCTCGCCCTCCTCCGTCTGGTGCTCCTCGCGGAAGTGGCCGCCACAGGACTCCTCTCGCATCAGTGCGTCCTGGCACATCAGCTCGCCCAGCTCGAAGAAGTCTGCGACGCGGCCGACCTTCTCGAGGGACTGGTTGAGCGTCGCCGCGGAGCCGAGCACCTTGACGTCGGACTCGAACTCCTCGCGGAGGGCGGGGATCTCCGACAGTGCTTTCTCGAGGCCCTGACGGGACCGGGACATCCCGCAGTAGTCCCACATGATCTTGCCGAGCTCGCGGTGGAAGTAGTCGACCGTCCGGGTGCCCTTCACGGCCAGGTACCGGTCGATCTGGTCGGTGACCTCGGACTCGGCCTGCCGGAACACGGGGTCGTCGGTCGGTACCACCGACTCACCCAGCTTCGGCGCCAGGTAGTTGCCGATCGTGTAGGGGATGACGAAGTAGCCGTCGGAGAGGCCCTGCATCAGCGCTGAGGCGCCCAGACGGTTGGCACCGTGGTCGCTGAAGTTCGCCTCGCCGATGGCGAACAGGCCCGGCACGGTCGTCTGGAGCTCGTAGTCGACCCAGAGCCCACCCATGGTGTAGTGCGGGGCGGGATAGATCCGCATCGGCTGGCTGTAGGGGTTCTCGCCGGTGATCCGCTCGTACATGTCGAACAGGTTCCCGTAGCGGGCGGCGATGGTGTCCTTGCCGAGGCGGTCGATGGCGTCGGCGAAGTCGAGGTAGACCCCGTTCTTCAGCGGCCCGACGCCCTTCTCCTGGTCGATCATGGTCTTGGCGTTGCGGGATGCGACATCACGCGGGACCAGGTTCCCGAAGGCCGGGTACTTGCGCTCCAGGTAGTAGTCGCGCTCGGCCTCGGGGATCTGCGACGCCGGCTTGCCGGTGTCGTCGGCGTCCTTCGGCACCCAGATGCGACCGTCGTTGCGAAGCGACTCGCTCATCAGGGTGAGCTTGGACTGGAACTCGTCGCTGGAGGGGATCGCCGTGGGGTGGATCTGGGTGTAGCAGGGGTTGGCGAAGAACGCGCCCTTGCGATGCGCCCGCCACGCCGCGGTGACGTTGCACGCCATCGCGTTGGTGGAGAGGTAGTAGGCGTTGGAGTACCCACCGGTGGCCAGGACCACGGCATGAGCGGAGTGGGACCGGATCTCACCGGTCAGCAGGTCACGGGTGACGATGCCCACCGCCTGGCCGTCCTTGACCACGATGTCGAGCATCTCGGTGCGGATGTGCATCTGCACGGTGCCGAGCTCGATCTGTCGGGCCAGAGCCTGATAGGCACCGAGCAGCAGTTGCTGGCCGGTCTGCCCGCGGGCGTAGAAGGTGCGCGAGACCTGCGCACCACCGAACGAGCGGTTGTCGAGCAGGCCACCGTACTCCCGGGCGAAGGGCACACCCTGCGCGACGGCTTGGTCGATGATGTTGTTGCTGACCTCGGCCAGGCGGTAGGTGTTGGCCTCCCGGCCGCGGTAGTCCCCACCCTTGATGGTGTCGTAGAAGAGCCGATAGACGGAGTCGCCGTCGCCGTGGTAGTTCTTCGCGGCGTTGATCCCGCCCTGCGCGGCGATGGAGTGGGCCCGGCGCGGCGAGTCGTGGAAGGTGAACGCCTGGACGTTGTAGCCGAGCTCACCGAACGTGGCAGCTGCCGAGGCGCCCGCCAGACCGGTTCCGACGACGATGATGTCGTACTTCCGCTTGTTGGCCGGATTGACCAACTTCATGTCGAACTTGTGCTGGGTCCACTTCTCGGCCAGCGGGCCGTCAGGGACCTTGGAGTCGAGAACGCTGCGGGCTTCGAGGGTGGTCATGGGCTACTCCTCTTCCTCAAACTCTTCGACGACGGCTTCGCACTCGGTGTTGCACTCGATGACCCCGAACAGGGTGCCGAGTGGGAACGTCAGATTGATACCCGTTACGACGACGGTCAGACCAATGGCCAGATATCTGCGCCACGCATTGAACCGGGTGCTGTTCAGTCCCAGCGTCTGGAACAGGCTCCAGGTGCCGTGGTAGATGTGCGTGCCCAGGGCGAGCACCGCCAGGATGTAAAACAGGGCGACGGGGATCCGGGAGAGGCTGGCGGTCAGGTTGTTGGTGATCGCCCCGCGCACGTACTCGTCCGTGGTCCACCCCCACGTCAGATCCGCCAGGTGGAACACGATGAACGCCAGCAGGATCGTCCCGGTGTAGATCATGGTCCGCGAGGCGTAGTCGGCCGTGATGTAGGAGCGCGCGGACTGGTACTTGACCGGCCGAGCCTTGCGGTTCTGCCAGGTCAGGGTGTAGGCCGCGTGGACGTGGACCAGCAGCGCACCGAGCAGTCCGAGCCGGCCGATCCACAGCAAGAAGGTGCGTGGGACCAGGGGCTCGCCGATCTCACGAAGCCCCTCGCCGTACTCCGTGAACTTGACGGCTCCCTCGTAGACGTGGAGGTTCCCGAGCGCGTGGACGACGATGAAGCCGAGGCCGATGATGCCCGACAGGGCCATCACGTACTTCTTGCCCATGGCCGACCGGTAGAAGTCCACGATCCAGAAGCGCGAGCGTTCGATGCTGGGCTTCGGCGCCTTGCCCAGAGGATCGATCGAGCTGCGTGGAGGGGTCGCCGTACTCATCTGTCGCTGTCTCCTGGAAGGAAGGAACCGAACAGCGAAAGGGTATCAGCGGGGCCGCTGTGGCCTGGCATCGAGCGACCGCACGTGTCGGCTCGGGTGACATTCACGAGCGGCGTCACAGATTCTCGGAGGCGGGGGAATATCCGCGGGTCGAGTCCGTTGTAGCTCCGACAAGTTAGATTTCAAACTAATCAAGGAGCATCGTCATGACCACCGCCACCGCAACCCTCGACCGCAGCGTCGACGGCCAGCCGTTCCCGGCCGTCGGGACCTACGAGATCGACGCCGCCCACTCCCAGGTTCAGGGCATCGTGCGCCACCTCAAGGTCAGCAAGGTGCGCGCCAACTTCACCGACTTCGCCGGCACCATCACGGTGGCCGAGGAGCCCACCCGCTCCGGCGTGCAGATCGCCATCGCCGCGTCCACCGTCGACACGCGCAACGCCGACCGGGACGCCCACCTCCGCAGCGGCGACTTCCTCGACGTGGAGCAGTTTCCCGAGATCACGTTCCGCTCCACATCCGTGGAACCGGGGTGGCGGGTGACCGGGGATCTCACGATCGCCGGTGTGACCCGCTCGGTGGTCCTCGACACCGAGTACCTGGGCACGCACAAGAGCCCGATGGGCCCCACCATCGCTGCCTTC
This region of Euzebya tangerina genomic DNA includes:
- a CDS encoding fumarate reductase/succinate dehydrogenase flavoprotein subunit, with the protein product MTTLEARSVLDSKVPDGPLAEKWTQHKFDMKLVNPANKRKYDIIVVGTGLAGASAAATFGELGYNVQAFTFHDSPRRAHSIAAQGGINAAKNYHGDGDSVYRLFYDTIKGGDYRGREANTYRLAEVSNNIIDQAVAQGVPFAREYGGLLDNRSFGGAQVSRTFYARGQTGQQLLLGAYQALARQIELGTVQMHIRTEMLDIVVKDGQAVGIVTRDLLTGEIRSHSAHAVVLATGGYSNAYYLSTNAMACNVTAAWRAHRKGAFFANPCYTQIHPTAIPSSDEFQSKLTLMSESLRNDGRIWVPKDADDTGKPASQIPEAERDYYLERKYPAFGNLVPRDVASRNAKTMIDQEKGVGPLKNGVYLDFADAIDRLGKDTIAARYGNLFDMYERITGENPYSQPMRIYPAPHYTMGGLWVDYELQTTVPGLFAIGEANFSDHGANRLGASALMQGLSDGYFVIPYTIGNYLAPKLGESVVPTDDPVFRQAESEVTDQIDRYLAVKGTRTVDYFHRELGKIMWDYCGMSRSRQGLEKALSEIPALREEFESDVKVLGSAATLNQSLEKVGRVADFFELGELMCQDALMREESCGGHFREEHQTEEGEAKRDDENFAFVGAWAFTGDTGDAELHKEDLIFENVELTTRSYK
- a CDS encoding succinate dehydrogenase cytochrome b subunit — translated: MSTATPPRSSIDPLGKAPKPSIERSRFWIVDFYRSAMGKKYVMALSGIIGLGFIVVHALGNLHVYEGAVKFTEYGEGLREIGEPLVPRTFLLWIGRLGLLGALLVHVHAAYTLTWQNRKARPVKYQSARSYITADYASRTMIYTGTILLAFIVFHLADLTWGWTTDEYVRGAITNNLTASLSRIPVALFYILAVLALGTHIYHGTWSLFQTLGLNSTRFNAWRRYLAIGLTVVVTGINLTFPLGTLFGVIECNTECEAVVEEFEEEE
- a CDS encoding YceI family protein, which encodes MTTATATLDRSVDGQPFPAVGTYEIDAAHSQVQGIVRHLKVSKVRANFTDFAGTITVAEEPTRSGVQIAIAASTVDTRNADRDAHLRSGDFLDVEQFPEITFRSTSVEPGWRVTGDLTIAGVTRSVVLDTEYLGTHKSPMGPTIAAFEATTTINREDFGITWNAPMEAGGVLVSKEVKIELEIQAALQGQE